The following are from one region of the Vicugna pacos chromosome 9, VicPac4, whole genome shotgun sequence genome:
- the IL11 gene encoding interleukin-11 isoform X2 — translation MSAGALGALQLPGVLTRLRADLFSYLRHVQWLRKAGGPSLRTLEPELGALQARLDRLLRRLQLLMSRLALPQVPPDPPAPPLAPPSSAWGGIRAAHAILGGLHLTLDWAVRGLLLLKTRL, via the exons ATGAGTGCAGGGGCGCTGGGAGCCCTGCAG CTCCCAGGAGTGCTGACACGGCTGCGGGCAGACCTGTTCTCCTACTTGAGGCACGTGCAGTGGCTGCGCAAGGCAGGAGGCCCTTCCCTGCGGACCCTGGAGCCCGAACTGGGTGCTCTGCAGGCCCGGCTGGACAGGCTGCTGCGCCGGCTGCAGCTCCTG ATGTCccgcctggccctgccccaggtGCCCCCAGACCCACCGGCACCTCCCTTGGCCCCACCGTCCTCAGCCTGGGGAGGCATCCGGGCGGCCCATGCCATCCTTGGGGGCCTGCACCTGACCCTCGACTGGGCTGTCCGGGGCTTGCTGCTGCTGAAAACTCGGCTGTGA